A single Aspergillus puulaauensis MK2 DNA, chromosome 7, nearly complete sequence DNA region contains:
- the RAD10 gene encoding DNA repair protein RAD10 (BUSCO:EOG09264DOU;~COG:L;~EggNog:ENOG410PP98;~InterPro:IPR004579,IPR010994,IPR011335;~PFAM:PF03834;~go_component: GO:0005634 - nucleus [Evidence IEA];~go_function: GO:0003684 - damaged DNA binding [Evidence IEA];~go_process: GO:0006281 - DNA repair [Evidence IEA]): MAGEFGDNDAGFESVIRAEAAGQPRASGASTTQSASERAPQSKVQQPKPQALASKPGPSGILVSTRQKGNPILNHIKVLPWEYADIPADYVLGATTCALFLSLKYHRLHPEYIYSRIKLLAGKYLLRVLLIIVDIPNHEESLKELSKTSIINNLTLVLCWSAPEAAHYLELFKSSEHSQPTAIRTQQAQSYKDSLVEFVTAPRSINKSDAASLISTFGSLQNAINAQPEQISAVPGWGEKKVRQWCNAVREDFRVEKTKGASAPTRSGLGRAGPSVGDGDITMSNATDAPRDAEDENIFAEAHESTIPRQEAEKDEDVTEGIAAALAKLRENGS; encoded by the coding sequence ATGGCTGGGGAATTCGGTGACAACGATGCTGGCTTTGAATCGGTGATTCGTGCCGAAGCGGCAGGCCAGCCCCGAGCTTCAGGCGCTTCCACAACCCAGTCAGCCTCTGAGCGAGCACCGCAATCCAAAGTCCAACAGCCGAAGCCGCAGGCACTGGCGAGCAAGCCCGGTCCTTCTGGCATTCTTGTATCAACACGACAGAAAGGGAATCCGATTTTGAATCACATCAAGGTTTTGCCTTGGGAGTATGCCGATATCCCGGCCGACTACGTTCTCGGAGCTACCACCTGTGCGCTCTTTCTATCACTCAAATACCATCGACTACATCCGGAGTACATATATTCCCGAATCAAATTACTAGCGGGGAAATACTTACTGCGAGTTCTTCTTATTATCGTCGACATACCGAACCATGAAGAAAGTCTGAAAGAACTATCCAAGACATCAATCATCAATAACCTCACTCTGGTCCTCTGCTGGTCCGCCCCGGAAGCCGCACACTACCTAGAGCTCTTCAAATCAAGCGAACACTCCCAACCAACGGCAATCCGCACCCAACAAGCGCAATCTTACAAAGACTCACTGGTGGAATTTGTCACTGCGCCCCGGAGCATTAACAAATCAGACGCCGCCAGTCTTATATCTACATTTGGCAGCTTACAAAACGCAATCAACGCGCAGCCAGAGCAAATCAGTGCTGTTCCCGGATGGGGTGAGAAAAAGGTCAGGCAATGGTGCAATGCTGTGCGCGAGGACTTTAGAGTCGAGAAGACGAAGGGTGCCAGCGCTCCTACGCGGAGTGGATTAGGGAGGGCTGGGCCGAGCGTGGGCGATGGTGATATAACCATGTCGAATGCGACGGATGCGCCTCGagacgccgaagacgaaaaTATATTTGCGGAAGCGCATGAGTCAACAATACCCCGGCAGGAAGCTgagaaagatgaagatgtcaCCGAAGGAATTGCCGCAGCATTGGCAAAGCTCCGAGAGAATGGCAGTTGA
- a CDS encoding putative progesterone binding protein (COG:S;~EggNog:ENOG410PQG9;~InterPro:IPR036400,IPR001199;~PFAM:PF00173) — protein sequence MTGTDSGRFAPKVPVELDPPKDDLITTEELAKCDGTDPSRPTYVAIKGIIFDVSRNSAYGPEGQYKVFAGKDASRALACSSLKPEECRPEWYDLEDKDKKVLEEWFTFFSKRYNIVGKVKDAKNY from the exons ATGACTGGAACAGACTCTGGCCGCTTCGCGCCTAAGGTGCCTGTCGAACTTGATCCTCCCAAGGACGACTTGATTACCACAGAGGAGCTGGCCAAGTGTGATG GCACTGATCCCAGTCGTCCCACCTACGTCGCCATTAAGGGAATCATTTTTGACGTGAGTCGCAACTCGGCATATGGTCCTGAGGGGCAGTACAAAG TCTTCGCCGGTAAAGACGCCTCTCGCGCCCTGGCCTGCTCATCCCTCAAGCCCGAAGAATGCAGGCCTGAGTGGTACGATCTCGaagacaaggacaagaaggtgCTAGAGGAATGGTTCACATTCTTCAGCAAGAGATACAACATCGTGGGGAAGGTGAAGGATGCTAAGAACTACTAG
- a CDS encoding putative general amino acid permease (Agp2) (COG:E;~EggNog:ENOG410QDKR;~InterPro:IPR004840,IPR004841;~PFAM:PF13520,PF00324;~TransMembrane:12 (i79-96o108-135i156-181o187-209i221-241o268-288i309-330o365-385i406-428o440-460i486-504o516-534i);~go_component: GO:0016020 - membrane [Evidence IEA];~go_component: GO:0016021 - integral component of membrane [Evidence IEA];~go_process: GO:0006865 - amino acid transport [Evidence IEA];~go_process: GO:0055085 - transmembrane transport [Evidence IEA]) produces the protein MSKSSAVPEGAPPGPLAHGGSSPSVNRLDLSISGLAKRTGHRSESTEKDPVINNREESIEEGLKPSYDHTHRKLKPRHVQLIGIGGVIGTALYVQIGQSLAQGGPGSLFIAFTIWCAVILCITVCLAEMVTYLPLSSPFITFAGRYVDDAFGVAAGYNFFIFEAAMVPFEVTAINLVINYWTSAIPLPALIVVVLVLFVFLNVFAVRWYGESEFWLALSKVLLSIGLILFTFITMVGGNPIKDRFGFRFWNEPGAFAEYYKEGSLGRWLGFLACLIQASFTIAGPDYISMAAGESINPRGNLPKAYNGMFYRLTTFFILGALCVGILVPYNDKTMSDAFDNGAPGAAASPYVIAMDRLGIPVLPHIVNAMILLAVFSAGNSYVYCASRTLFGLALDGKAPRIFARCTKAGVPVYCVGAVLLIALISFLQVSNSASVVLDWIVSLVTASQLINFSVITFTYTRFRKALIAQGIPRESLPYKSWGQPYVAYIALVSTTVMAFVGGYEVFLPGKWNVPTFLFSYTMIGVFPVLYFGFKFLRRTSIKKIEEIDIITGLEEIEEYTRNYIPEPASNPISRFGDWLFS, from the exons ATGTCGAAGTCCAGTGCAGTCCCCGAAGGCGCACCCCCAGGCCCTCTGGCCCATGGAggatcctcgccctcggtcAATCGCCTCGATTTATCGATCAGCGGTTTGGCAAAGCGGACCGGACACCGGAGTGAATCTACCGAAAAAGATCCCGTTATCAATAATCGCGAGGAATCCATTGAAGAGGGGCTGAAGCCGAGTTATGATCATACGCACCGAAAACTCAAACCCAGACATGTCCAGCTTattggcattggcggcgTAATTGGCACGGCATTGTACGTTCAAATTGGTCAAAGTTTGGCACAAGGAGGTCCTGGGAGTCTCTTCATTGCATTCACAATATG GTGCGCTGTTATATTATGTATAACCGTTT GTCTGGCCGAGATGGTCACATACTTGCCGCTTTCTTCGCCCTTTATTACCTTTGCTGGACGCTATGTCGATGATGCTTTTGGAGTCGCCGCTGGCTACAATTTTTTCATCTTCGAAGCCGCGATGGTGCCGTTTGAAGTTACTG CAATCAACCTGGTCATCAACTACTGGACCAGTGCAATCCCATTACCAGCGCTGATTGTTGTCGTACTTGTTCTCTTTGT GTTCCTAAATGTTTTTGCTGTGCGGTGGTACGGAGAGTCCGAGTTTTGGCTCGCTCTTAGTAAAGTTCTACTCAGCATAGGTCTAATCCTGTTCACGTTCATTACCATGGTGGGCGGCAACCCGATCAAGGACCGCTTCGGGTTTCGGTTTTGGAACGAACCCGGCGCGTTTGCAGAATATTACAAAGAAGGCAGCTTGGGAAGATGGCTGGGATTCCTCGCGTGCTTgatccaagccagcttcaccATTGCAGGACCCGACTATATCTCGATGGCTGCTGGTGAATCTATCAATCCCCGAGGAAATCTACCGAAGGCATACAATGGAATGTTTTACCGCCTCACTACATTTTTCATCCTGGGAGCGCTCTGCGTCGGCATCCTTGTCCCGTACAATGACAAGACAATGTCTGATGCCTTTGATAACGGTGCACCTGGAGCGGCGGCGTCCCCCTATGTGATTGCAATGGACCGTCTCGGTATCCCTGTACTACCACACATTGTCAATGCTATGATTCTTTTGGCCGTGTTTAGTGCAGGGAACAGCTACGTTTATTGCGCCAGCAGAACGCTATTTGGTCTTGCTCTTGACGGGAAGGCGCCGCGCATTTTTGCTAGGTGCACAAAAGCCGGGGTCCCTGTATACTGTGTGGGCGCTGTTCTTCTGATTGCCCTGATCTCGTTTCTCCAAGTCTCTAACAGCGCGTCGGTAGTGCTAGATTGGATTGTCAGTCTG GTTACTGCGTCGCAACTCATCAACTTTTCTGTCATCACCTTCACGTACACCCGCTTCCGCAAGGCTCTCATTGCGCAAGGCATTCCCCGCGAATCCCTTCCATATAAGAGCTGGGGGCAACCATACGTTGCGTATATCGCGTTAGTATCAACAACAGTTATGGCATTTGTTGGAGGTTATGAGGTTTTCTTGCCCGGGAAGTGGAACGTGCCGACATTTCTCTTCTCGTACACGATGATTGGCGTTTTCCCTGTGCTCTACTTTGGATTCAAGTTTCTCCGCCGAACGTCGATTAAGAAGATTGAAGAAATCGATATCATTACGGGTTTGGAGGAAATTGAGGAATATACCAGGAATTACATCCCTGAGCCGGCGAG TAACCCCATCTCGAGATTCGGCGACTGGTTGTTCAGTTAG
- a CDS encoding putative JmjC domain protein (COG:B,T;~EggNog:ENOG410PPT5;~InterPro:IPR041667,IPR003347;~PFAM:PF13621) — translation MKSQKWFMCNNPRVQSQWLSEIFPRFAYSRRDSSFARPQYKSLAVLEGDNIDTFREGFFLPEKPVILPRQSFRDIPAYERWFHHSPTKPNTSQLNTKYLSAHGADALVPLELTQAQFQTPQCNDLEDDSNLSFRKFHAPLSLFLQWIREAESQSESPSRLYLAQCQLLDLPKVLRDDFPTPSIVAKAGKGDLYDTNVWIGHPPTYTPLHRDPNPNLFVQLAGRKIVRLLAPRDGQVVFSHVRGQLGRSGSREAAAFRGEEMMQGRERALLEQAVWDDAESKKMERAYEGFEAELEAGDGLFIPRGWWHSIKGMGESVTASVNWWFR, via the exons ATGAAATCCCAGAAATGGTTCATGTGCAATAACCCACGGGTCCAATCCCAATGGCTCTCCGAAATCTTCCCTCGTTTCGCTTATTCTAGGCGCGACAGTTCTTTCGCACGGCCCCAATACAAATCCCTCGCCGTTCTCGAAGGTGACAACATAGATACATTTCGCGAGGGATTTTTCCTCCCTGAAAAGCCCGTGATTCTTCCCCGTCAATCCTTTCGCGATATCCCCGCGTACGAGCGTTGGTTCCACCACTCGCCGACCAAGCCGAACACCTCGCAGCTGAATACCAAATACCTCTCAGCCCATGGCGCAGACGCTCTAGTTCCACTCGAGCTCACACAGGCACAATTTCAAACTCCGCAGTGCAATGACCTAGAAGACGACTCAAATCTCAGCTTCCGCAAATTCCACGCGCCGCTCAGCCTGTTCCTCCAGTGGATTCGCGAAGCCGAATCGCAGTCCGAGTCCCCGTCGCGCCTTTACCTAGCGCAGTGCCAACTGCTTGATCTACCTAAGGTCCTCCGCGACGATTTCCCGACTCCTTCTATTGTGGCGAAAGCCGGTAAGGGTGATTTGTACGATACGAATGTGTGGATTGGACACCCGCCGACCTATACACCTCTACATCGAGACCCGAACCCCAATCTATTTGTCCAGCTTGCTGGGCGGAAGATTGTGCGATTGCTAGCTCCGCGGGATGGACAGGTCGTTTTCTCTCATGTCCGGGGACAACTCGGCCGGAGCGGGAGCCGGGAGGCGGCAGCATTCCGGGGCGAAGAGATGATGCAAGGCCGCGAAAGAGCTTTACTCGAGCAGGCCGTTTGGGATGATGCGGAAAGCAAGAAAATGGAGCGGGCGTATGAAGGGTTCGaagcggagctggaggctgGTGATGGGTTATTCATTCCTAGGGGGTGGTGGCATAGTATTAAGGGAATGGGGGAGAGTGTCACGGCTTCG GTCAATTGGTGGTTCCGTTAG
- a CDS encoding uncharacterized protein (COG:S;~EggNog:ENOG410PTSW;~SECRETED:SignalP(1-22)): MRMSRATTLLHLLLGLRTSASASASASAPTPTALSTQLLNKSPASTLFAQCHVTNLYSTLAKTYSTMSNQANSNPQTPTLESSPEDKSKPVLALPDSSSASDDVPQLDVNGDGVKLDHLGPLVVNTDGTLARISNWAQMTEIERKNTLRVLGKRNKERMARLKAQAGEGQGESQGQAQ, encoded by the coding sequence atGCGCATGTCCCGCGCAacaaccctcctccacctcctgctAGGTCTCCGAACTTccgcatcggcatcggcgtcggcatcagcaccaacacccaCCGCTCTCTCTACCCAACTGCTAAACAAATCGCCCGCATCCACCCTCTTCGCGCAGTGCCACGTAACAAACCTCTATTCCACTCTCGCAAAAACCTACTCAACAATGTCCAATCAGGCAAACTCCAATCCGCAAACCCCCACACTTGAATCCTCACCCGAAGATAAATCCAAGCCGGTCCTCGCCCTCCCTGACTCGTCAAGCGCCTCAGATGACGTCCCCCAGCTCGATGTAaatggggatggggtgaAACTAGACCATCTCGGTCCGCTAGTTGTTAATACGGACGGCACGCTGGCGCGCATCTCGAACTGGGCCCAGATGACGGAGATTGAGAGAAAAAATACACTGAGGGttttggggaagaggaatAAGGAGAGGATGGCAAGGCTGAAGGCGCAAGCTGGTGAGGGGCAGGGCGAGAGTCAGGGGCAAGCGCAGTAA
- a CDS encoding transcription factor domain-containing protein (COG:K;~EggNog:ENOG410PKDD;~InterPro:IPR036864,IPR007219,IPR001138;~PFAM:PF00172;~TransMembrane:1 (o564-582i);~go_function: GO:0000981 - DNA-binding transcription factor activity, RNA polymerase II-specific [Evidence IEA];~go_function: GO:0003677 - DNA binding [Evidence IEA];~go_function: GO:0008270 - zinc ion binding [Evidence IEA];~go_process: GO:0006351 - transcription, DNA-templated [Evidence IEA];~go_process: GO:0006355 - regulation of transcription, DNA-templated [Evidence IEA]) — protein MDSEPPQADSIASQATPEEQIEHTAGDSAKRKAEQQNGTQTRSKRNRYISIACNECKRRKIKCNGQVPCQRCGHLKLECRYAPNCCNNNFKDSDEFRSMTDQIASLQDQVGSLFSSLNELRVQKPTFDSPPFDQFPRDGSQVFTPMHPPTGKPRMRHPRFHGPTSSAFNFDVARSSLQHMGITPVEEGIQDDLTTAHATPAASPPHVPALSQPMHPSKDPIWSIKKDEALRLCRVYEEEIGIMYPLVDIDQVTHQVNLLYTFMEAAMRTGLMHRGLGGADGLEDDSTNLIKLVLATTLIVEGGGESELGRRLYLCVKPVIESKIWETLDVKTIQLLGLMATYHFHTDDDALAYRIIGVAARMCLEMGLHRRDALAKSFPDEAQWPEIVKIFWSIYSLDRRWSFGTGLPFVIQDEDIDPNLPEPDPSLQYLKCMIVHNRISSKVWYSGLGSDGATDIRRDEIGYLDYQVLQWYKQIPDTLKFYPSESPRPGETANRGLRRLRILLYLRMNQLRILIYRPVLHSSTSIAEDKGHAQTVVDVAKDSVRVLTRLNQTSDIYRTQQITFNYFLVAALAVLFLAVCHAPTEFNRQVRDEFYLALDLVNGFSTKSYVSKRLWKTIKGLWRTGEKLGVLARPFGTDANDPHSTAAVAMAGLAGHPMEDLSVYGPMNGVGELGNSPLNGVQMSHELTTLFEAVGGFGNFMAPTATDGLNGFIGPEGGLQNTGEGLSGVLGDEGEFARVIRDLF, from the exons ATGGACTCAGAACCTCCTCAGGCCGATTCCATTGCGTCTCAGGCCACTCCAGAAGAGCAAATCGAGCATACGGCTGGAGATAGCGCAAAGCGAAAGGCGGAACAGCAGAACGGAACCCAGACGCGATCGAAGCGGAATCGCTACATCTCTATTGCATG TAATGAGTGTAAGCGTCGGAAAATCAAATGCAATGGCCAGGTGCCGTGTCAGCGCTGTGGACACTTGAAACTCGAAT GCCGATATGCACCTAACTGCTGTAATAATAACTTCAAAGATTCTGA TGAGTTCCGGTCGATGACGGATCAGATTGCTTCGCTGCAGGATCAAGTTGGCAGTCTTTTTAGCAGCCTCAATGAACTTCGCGTGCAGAAGCCCACTTTTGACAGCCCACCGTTTGATCAGTTCCCTCGTGATGGCTCTCAGGTATTTACCCCGATGCACCCTCCGACGGGGAAGCCTCGTATGAGGCATCCTCGGTTCCATGGCCCTACCAGCTCGGCATTCAACTTTGACGTTGCTCGATCAAGCCTTCAACATATGGGCATTACGCCGGTCGAGGAAGGTATACAAGATGACTTGACGACGGCACATGCTACGCCAGcagcatctcctcctcatgTGCCGGCATTAAGTCAACCAATGCATCCGTCAAAGGACCCGATATGGTCGATTAAAAAGGACGAGGCACTGCGGTTGTGCCGAGTATATGAAGAAGAGATTGGGATTATGTACCCGCTGGTCGATATCGACCAGGTCACACATCAGGTCAACTTGCTTTATACCTTTATGGAGGCAGCAATGCGCACTGGACTTATGCACCGAGGGCTAGGAGGCGCAGATGGCCTCGAAGATGACAGCACAAACCTCATCAAGCTAGTTCTTGCGACTACGCTTATTGTTGAAGGTGGCGGTGAGAGCGAACTTGGCCGGCGTTTATATCTATGCGTTAAACCAGTCATTGAGTCCAAGATTTGGGAAACATTAGATGTCAAAACTATCCAGCTTCTAGGGTTGATG GCAACTTATCACTTTCATACAGACGACGATGCATTGGCTTATCGAATTATCGGTGTGGCTGCTCGTATGTGCCTTGAGATGGGTCTCCATAGACGAGACGCGCTGGCCAAATCCTTCCCCGACGAAGCTCAATGGCCTGAAATTGTCAAAATATTCTGGTCAATATATTCCTTGGACAGACGGTGGAGTTTCGGTACGGGACTGCCTTTCGTCATACAAGACGAGGATATTGACCCCAATCTACCTGAGCCG GACCCATCGCTCCAGTACTTGAAATGCATGATTGTCCATAATCGCATTAGCTCGAAGGTCTGGTACTCTGGTCTGGGCTCAGACGGGGCAACGGACATACGCCGAGACGAGATTGGCTATTTGGACTACCAAGTCCTACAGTGGTACAAGCAAATTCCGGATACTCTCAAATTCTATCCGTCTGAATCTCCGAGACCAGGCGAGACAGCAAATCGAGGCCTTCGAAGGTTACGCATACTTCTGTATCTGCGAATGAACCAACTGCGGATACTTATCTATCGACCTGTACTTCACTCTTCTACAAGCATTGCAGAAGATAAAGGCCATGCTCAGACGGTAGTTGATGTTGCCAAAGACTCTGTCCGAGTCCTCACTCGGCTGAACCAAACTTCCGACATCTACCGCACGCAGCAAATCACGTTCAACTACTTCCTCGTTGCTGCCCTTGCCGTGCTTTTTCTCGCTGTCTGTCATGCACCTACTGAATTCAACCGGCAGGTACGGGATGAGTTCTACTTAGCGTTGGACCTTGTCAATGGATTCAGCACCAAATCATACGTATCAAAGCGCCTATGGAAGACTATAAAAGGCCTTTGGAGAACAGGCGAGAAATTGGGTGTCCTTGCACGCCCTTTTGGCACTGATGCCAACGACCCGCACTCGACAGCGGCTGTTGCAATGGCAGGATTGGCTGGTCATCCAATGGAAGACTTGTCGGTGTATGGCCCTATGAACGGGGTTGGTGAGTTGGGTAATAGCCCTCTAAATGGGGTACAGATGAGCCACGAGTTGACGACCTTGTTCGAGGCCGTTGGAGGATTCGGTAACTTTATGGCGCCGACGGCAACCGATGGACTGAACGGTTTTATCGGTCCTGAGGGAGGCTTACAGAATACTGGAGAAGGGCTCTCAGGTGTGTTGGGAGATGAAGGCGAATTTGCACGAGTAATACGGGACTTATTCTGA
- the NOP4 gene encoding mRNA-binding ribosome biosynthesis protein NOP4 (BUSCO:EOG09260XQV;~COG:A;~EggNog:ENOG410PI4R;~InterPro:IPR000504,IPR012677,IPR035979;~PFAM:PF00076;~go_function: GO:0003676 - nucleic acid binding [Evidence IEA]), which produces MSDSSEMGSSEKPVVASEVTMETSPSKTKSQEDAASQPRRELFIRSLPASATTESLAEHFSQSYVIKHAVVVLDPKTKQSKGYGFVTFADVEDAQAALEELNGSTFEGKKIKVEYAQPRQRVVDEAAGKSAPSAAALERKKEREQQKADTQPPKLIVRNLPWSINTPDDLALHFRSFGKVKYITLPKKGTQLAGFGFVVLRGKKNAEKALEAVNGKEVDGRTLAVDWAVEKEVWETQQKEDEQQEPEVKEESSDVDMDEGGVGLVDEDLDDAMNSEEDDDDDIKNEDEEDEEEEDKEGGKEDERNASTIFIRNLPFTCDDETLYDHFTEFGTLRYARIVVDPETERPRGTGFVCFWKPENAQTCVQGAPKQQDPLAAEKEKGKKGSIIKQSVLQNENADPTGKYTLDGRVLQISRAVSKSRATQLQEEGVSKRLVRDTDKRRLYLLNEGTISPSSTLYQQLSPSEIKMREDSFKQRQNFIRKNPSLHFSLTRLAVRNLPRHVTAKDLKQLAREAIVGFAKDAKEGIREPLSREEMDRASEEMREADRMRKQKGVGIVRQAKIVFEGRDGSKVDEGSGAGRSRGYGFIEYYTHRHALMGLRWLNGHAISPPKNVSEELKDRKKRMIVEFAIENAQVVKRRSELQERGRNFKKDKKDEDAPQKGDSKNNRDAGSKGQKRKRPESNNGKSKEEAEEENKVAKRNRIIAKKRMQRKSRK; this is translated from the coding sequence ATGTCTGATAGCAGCGAGATGGGCAGCTCGGAGAAGCCTGTTGTGGCGTCCGAAGTCACAATGGAGACGTCTCCCAGCAAAACCAAGTCTCAAGAAGATGCTGCCTCTCAGCCGCGAAGAGAACTGTTCATCCGGTCGCTTCCCGCCTCAGCGACGACCGAGAGCCTCGCCGAGCACTTTTCGCAGTCCTACGTGATCAAGCATGCCGTTGTTGTTCTCGATCCCAAGACAAAGCAGTCGAAGGGCTATGGTTTCGTGACGTTTGCCGATGTTGAGGATGCGCAAGCTGCGTTAGAGGAATTGAACGGGTCGACGTTtgaagggaagaagatcaaggttGAATATGCGCAACCTCGTCAGCGTGTCGttgatgaggctgctggaaaAAGTGCaccgtctgctgctgcgctggagcgcaagaaggagagggaacAGCAAAAGGCCGATACCCAGCCACCGAAGCTAATTGTACGGAACCTGCCCTGGAGTATCAACACCCCGGACGATCTCGCGCTGCATTTTAGGAGCTTCGGAAAGGTTAAATATATTACCCTTCCAAAGAAGGGGACCCAATTGGCTGGGTTCGGTTTCGTCGTGCTGAGAGGGAAAAAGAATGCCGAGAAGGCCCTGGAGGCTGTGAACGGCAAGGAAGTTGACGGGAGAACATTGGCTGTGGATTGGGCTGTGGAGAAGGAGGTATGGGAAACCCAGCAGAAGGAAGACGAGCAACAAGAGCCAGAGGTCAAGGAAGAGTCGAGCGACGTGGACATGGATGAAGGAGGCGTTGGCTTGGTCGATGAGGACCTCGACGATGCCATGAAtagcgaagaggatgacgatgatgatatcaagaatgaagatgaggaggacgaggaagaggaagataaagagggggggaaagaagacgaaagAAACGCCTCTACGATATTCATCCGTAACCTACCATTTACCTGTGACGATGAAACACTCTACGACCACTTCACCGAATTCGGAACCCTTAGGTACGCACGAATCGTTGTAGACCCAGAAACCGAACGCCCTCGCGGTACCGGCTTCGTCTGCTTCTGGAAGCCCGAAAACGCGCAGACCTGTGTGCAGGGCGCACCGAAACAGCAAGACCCTCtggctgcggagaaggagaaaggaaagaagggatCGATCATCAAGCAGTCTGTTCTTCAAAATGAGAATGCCGACCCCACGGGTAAATACACTCTCGATGGCCGTGTCCTACAGATCAGTCGGGCCGTGAGCAAGTCGCGGGCTACACAGCTGCAGGAGGAGGGCGTTTCGAAACGGCTCGTCCGGGATACTGACAAGCGACGACTGTACCTTCTCAACGAAGGAACGATCTCACCGAGTTCGACTCTTTACCAGCAACTGTCGCCCTCAGAAATCAAGATGCGCGAAGACAGCTTCAAGCAACGGCAGAATTTCATCAGAAAAAACCCCTCCCTTCATTTCAGTTTGACTCGTCTTGCTGTCCGCAACTTGCCCCGCCATGTCACCGCCAAAGATCTCAAGCAATTGGCCAGAGAAGCCATTGTTGGATTCGCCAAAGACGCCAAGGAAGGTATTCGCGAGCCCCTCTCTAGAGAAGAAATGGACCGAGCATCCGAGGAGATGAGAGAGGCCGACCGGATGCGAAAACAGAAGGGTGTTGGGATTGTCCGCCAAGCAAAGATTGTCTTCGAAGGCCGGGATGGAAGCAAGGTTGACGAAGGCAGCGGCGcagggagaagcagaggataCGGATTCATCGAATACTATACTCACCGGCACGCACTTATGGGTCTCCGATGGCTAAATGGACACGCCATCAGCCCGCCGAAGAACGTCTCCGAGGAATTGAAGGATAGAAAGAAGCGAATGATTGTTGAATTTGCCATTGAGAATGCTCAGGTTGTCAAGCGCCGCAGCGAGCTACAAGAGAGGGGGCGCAActtcaagaaggacaagaaggatgaagatgcgccTCAAAAGGGAGACTCGAAGAACAACCGTGATGCTGGGTCTAAGGGTCAGAAGAGAAAGCGTCCTGAGAGCAACAATGGCAAGAgcaaggaggaagcagaagaggaaaacaAGGTCGCGAAGCGGAATCGCATcatcgcgaagaagaggatgcaaCGGAAATCTCGCAAATGA